One genomic segment of Streptomyces sp. TLI_146 includes these proteins:
- a CDS encoding MarR family winged helix-turn-helix transcriptional regulator → MEDEVDRLVSAWRRERPDLDVEPLEVLSRVSRLARHLDRARRLAFSEHQLEPWEFDVLTSLRRAGAPYQLSPGQLLTQTLVTSGTMTNRIDRLAKKGLVERLPDPSDRRGVLVRLTPEGRDRADQALAGLLEQERAILAQLSRTQRGELAGLLRQLTAPFDNIPG, encoded by the coding sequence ATGGAGGACGAGGTCGACCGACTGGTCTCAGCATGGCGCCGCGAGCGCCCGGACCTCGACGTGGAGCCGCTTGAGGTGCTCAGCCGCGTCAGCAGGCTGGCGCGCCACCTCGACCGGGCGCGCAGGCTCGCCTTCTCCGAGCATCAGCTGGAACCCTGGGAGTTCGACGTGCTGACGTCGCTGCGGCGCGCGGGCGCGCCCTACCAGCTCTCTCCCGGGCAGCTGCTCACGCAGACGCTGGTCACCTCCGGCACCATGACCAACAGGATCGACAGGCTCGCCAAGAAGGGCCTGGTCGAGCGGCTCCCCGACCCCAGCGACCGGCGCGGGGTACTGGTCCGCCTCACCCCCGAGGGGCGCGACCGGGCGGACCAGGCGCTGGCCGGACTCCTGGAGCAGGAGCGGGCCATCCTGGCCCAGCTGTCGCGCACCCAGCGGGGCGAACTGGCCGGGCTGCTACGCCAGTTGACCGCCCCGTTCGACAACATCCCCGGCTAG
- a CDS encoding response regulator transcription factor: MVRIRVLVVDDHRIFAESLAAALAAEPDVDVAAAGSGPAALRCLERGASEGRRFDVMLVDADLGALAGAPVARAVPDGGGADGLVDGISLVAGVRSGQPAVRTVVLAEKDDPRRAALALQAGASGWVAKDCSLQRLLAVIRGVLRDETHLPPALLTGVLRELTAARKHRTESERLVESLTPREREVLRCMVAGLGRKAVAERLYLSPHTVRTHMQNVLGKLGVHSTLAAVALARRAGVGPVDLAGDVVERGGQLA, translated from the coding sequence GTGGTTCGTATCCGGGTTCTCGTGGTGGATGACCACCGAATCTTCGCGGAGTCGCTGGCCGCCGCCCTGGCGGCCGAGCCCGACGTCGACGTCGCGGCGGCCGGCAGCGGCCCCGCCGCGCTGCGCTGTCTGGAGCGGGGGGCCTCCGAGGGGCGCCGCTTCGACGTGATGCTCGTCGACGCCGACCTCGGCGCGCTCGCCGGGGCGCCGGTGGCCCGGGCCGTGCCGGACGGCGGTGGTGCCGACGGCCTGGTGGACGGCATCTCGCTGGTCGCCGGGGTCCGTTCGGGCCAGCCCGCCGTGCGTACGGTGGTGCTCGCCGAGAAGGACGACCCGCGCCGCGCCGCGCTCGCCCTCCAGGCGGGGGCGTCCGGCTGGGTCGCCAAGGACTGCTCGCTCCAGCGGCTGCTCGCGGTGATCAGAGGGGTGCTGCGGGACGAGACGCATCTGCCGCCCGCGCTGCTCACCGGCGTGCTGCGTGAGCTCACGGCCGCCCGCAAGCACCGCACCGAGAGCGAGCGCCTGGTGGAGTCGCTGACCCCGCGCGAGCGCGAGGTGCTGCGGTGCATGGTCGCCGGACTCGGCCGCAAGGCCGTCGCCGAGCGCCTCTACCTCTCCCCGCACACGGTCCGCACCCATATGCAGAACGTGCTGGGCAAGCTCGGTGTGCACTCCACGCTGGCCGCCGTCGCGCTCGCGCGCCGGGCCGGGGTGGGGCCGGTCGACCTAGCCGGGGATGTTGTCGAACGGGGCGGTCAACTGGCGTAG
- a CDS encoding N-acetyltransferase, which produces MFRFETEVDKARRILLHQRLKDANTERSSALRALRGGPGEREVPLHVWALDAKGGLAGGLTGRVWASWLHVDQLWVDAAHRGAGLGAELLARAEESARTEHACAWSRLETWDFQAPGFYRKQGYEVVGEVPEYPPGVTEFTLTKRI; this is translated from the coding sequence ATGTTTCGTTTTGAGACGGAAGTGGACAAGGCGCGACGGATTCTGCTGCACCAGCGGCTCAAGGACGCCAATACGGAACGCTCTTCGGCGCTCCGCGCCCTGCGCGGCGGTCCCGGCGAGAGGGAAGTGCCGCTGCACGTCTGGGCGCTGGACGCGAAGGGCGGCCTGGCGGGTGGTCTGACCGGCCGCGTCTGGGCGAGCTGGCTCCATGTGGACCAGCTGTGGGTGGACGCGGCGCACCGGGGCGCGGGCCTGGGCGCCGAACTCCTCGCCCGCGCCGAGGAGTCGGCCCGCACCGAGCACGCCTGCGCCTGGTCGCGCCTGGAGACCTGGGACTTCCAGGCACCCGGCTTCTACCGCAAACAGGGGTACGAGGTGGTGGGCGAGGTGCCCGAGTACCCGCCGGGCGTAACGGAGTTCACCCTGACCAAGCGGATCTGA